Proteins co-encoded in one Salarias fasciatus chromosome 4, fSalaFa1.1, whole genome shotgun sequence genomic window:
- the ndel1b gene encoding nuclear distribution protein nudE-like 1-B yields METEMIPKFSSKDEEVDYWKSQALKYKKSCHEAQEELQEFQEGSRELEAELEAQLGQAEHRLRDLQTENERLKNEVANLKEKLEQQYAQSYKQISMLEDDLGQTRSIKEQLHKYVRELEQANDDLERAKRATIVSLEDFEGRLNQAIERNAFLESELDEKESLLVSVQRLKDEARDLRQELAVRERTTDRMSAPSSPTLDIDKMDSAVQASLSLPATPVGKSIEHAFISSKALTNGCGNSSLTPSARISALNIVGDLLRKVGALESKLAACRNFAKDQAARKNYSTDNGALINSNATKFSHPIHTTYFDKTTVNGLDPSCLTSKTTSRTVSPPGMLPLSV; encoded by the exons ATGGAAACAGAGATGATTCCCAAATTTTCGTCAAAGGATGAGGAGGTTGACTACTGGAAGTCTCAGGCCCTCAAATATAAGAAAAG TTGCCATGAGgcccaggaggagctgcaggagttcCAGGAGGGGAGTcgggagctggaggctgagctggaggcGCAGCTCGGCCAGGCCGAACACCGACTCCGAGACCTGCAGACCGAAAACGAGAGGCTGAAGAACGAAGTGGCCAACCTCAAA GAGAAGCTCGAGCAGCAGTACGCCCAGAGTTATAAACAGATTTCGATGCTGGAGGACGACCTGGGCCAGACGCGCAGCATCAAGGAGCAGCTCCACAAATACGTCCGCGAGCTGGAACAGGCCAACGACGACCTGGAGAGAGCCAAAAG AGCCACAATAGTGTCTCTGGAAGACTTTGAGGGCCGTTTAAACCAGGCCATCGAGAGAAACGCTTTCCTGGAGAGCGAGCTAGATGAGAAGGAGTCTCTGCTCGTGTCTGTGCAGCGGCTGAAAGATGAAGCACGAG ACCTGAGGCAGGAGTTGGCAGTCCGGGAACGGACGACCGACAGGATGTCTGCTCCCAGCTCGCCCACCTTGGACATTGACAAGATGGACTCTGCCGTCCAGGCCTCTTTATCTCTCCCCGCAACCCCCGTAGGGAAGAGCATCGAGCATGCTTTCATCAGCTCGAAAG ctttgacCAATGGCTGTGGGAACTCGTCCCTCACACCTTCGGCTAGAATCTCAGCTCTCAACATTGTTGGTGACCTGCTGCGAAAAGTCGGG GCTTTGGAATCCAAACTCGCCGCCTGCAGGAACTTTGCCAAAGATCAGGCAGCGAGGAAAAATTACTCCACAGACAACGGCGCACTCATCAACAGCAACGCCACCAAGTTCTCCCACCCCATACACACCACTTACTTCGACAAAAC CACCGTTAACGGACTGGACCCCAGCTGTCTGACCTCCAAGACGACGTCCAGAACCGTGTCGCCGCCGGGCATGCTGCCTCTGAGCGTGTGA
- the LOC115387800 gene encoding RING finger protein 222 has translation MEMYQDENHQDAHECPVCYESLQGTERTLSCGHVFCHDCLVKTLVGIHSDGNIRETIACPICRHLTFIKRQKESLLSLVAEKDAGEGQTLEVPVPLPPEQLQGARRASGNPRRNGLSWIPRCLRGISQRVRRQRLVSPGHNASQIFIISAQGRPMAEEDSFSVVMTVVHPQRRRRRRVCSTAQCLLVLLSAFTILALVAVILPWILLA, from the coding sequence ATGGAAATGTACCAGGATGAGAACCACCAGGACGCGCACGAGTGTCCCGTGTGCTACGAGAGCCTCCAGGGAACCGAGCGCACGCTGAGCTGCGGACACGTTTTCTGCCACGACTGCCTGGTGAAGACCCTGGTGGGGATCCACAGCGATGGGAACATCCGGGAGACGATCGCCTGCCCCATCTGCCGACACCTCACCTTCATCAAGCGGCAGAAGGAGTCTCTTCTGTCCCTCGTTGCGGAGAAGGATGCGGGTGAAGGCCAGACCCTGGAGGTGCCCGTCCCTCTGCCGCCGGAGCAGCTCCAGGGCGCGCGGCGCGCCTCCGGGAACCCCCGCAGGAACGGACTCAGCTGGATCCCCCGCTGCCTCAGAGGCATCTCCCAGCGGGTCCGCAGGCAGAGGCTGGTCAGTCCCGGGCACAACGCGTCGCAGATCTTCATCATAAGCGCCCAGGGGAGGCCGATGGCCGAGGAGGACTCGTTCAGCGTGGTGATGACCGTGGTTCACCCGCAGCGCCGGCGGAGGCGCAGGGTGTGCTCCACCGCGCAGTGCCTGCTGGTGCTGCTCTCAGCGTTCACCATCCTGGCTCTGGTGGCTGTGATCTTACCCTGGATTCTGCTGGCGTGA